The sequence AAGCGCTCCTTGCGGGAGAAATGACGGCAAAAGAGATGAGCGCCCTTGCGGTGGGCAAGCTCCGCAAGAAAAGGGATGCGCTCCATCAGGCATTGGTGGGCCGGATCACCGAGCACCATATTTTCATCTGAAAATGTCCTTTCGACAGGCGAGACGCCTGTCCTACTGGTTATAAAGTCACCACCCCTGGTAGGACAGCCGTCTCGGCTGTCCTGACTGCAATTTTCATCATTCTTTGTGAGCAAATGGCTCATGAATGTTTCATGATCCGAACATCGCTCAAGCATATACGGTCCATCGAAAAGCTTGTGACGAAGATTGAGAAGCAGATCGACGAAAAACTCAAACCCTATCAAAAGGAATACGAGCTGTTACAGACCATTCCCGGGGTCAAGGAACACGCTGCGGCCTCCATCATTGCGGAGATCGGGGTAAACATGGACCAGTTCCCCACGGCAGACCATCTCTCGTCGTGGGCAGGGATGAGTCCCGGCAACAACGAGAGTGCCGGTAAAAAAAAAGCGGTAAGACCACCCATGGAAGCAAGGCGCTGAAAGCGACCCTTACGGAAAGCGCTTGGGCGGCCAGCCGGACAAAGAATTGTTATTTAAAGGCCAAGTACCACAGCCTTGTAGGCAGGCGCGGAAAGAAACGGGCGTTAATAGCCGTGGGGCACAAGATATTGGTCATGAGTTACCATATGCTCAAACGTCACGTCCCTTATCGAGAACTCGGCATGGATTATCTCGACAAGCGGAGAAAAGATAAGATAACCAAAAGCTACATCAGACGACTTACCGAGATGGGTTTTGAGGTGACCATAAAAGAAGCGACATAGGACGGAAGAGAAACAATAAGCAGTCTGATCGATTCGACAAGAAGGCGAGCACACAGGTCGATGTTTACTGGTAGTTTATGACCCCGAGCATGAAACTGACCGGGCCGGTTCTAAGTACAACGGAATGTTGCCAT comes from Nitrospirota bacterium and encodes:
- a CDS encoding transposase; this encodes MIRTSLKHIRSIEKLVTKIEKQIDEKLKPYQKEYELLQTIPGVKEHAAASIIAEIGVNMDQFPTADHLSSWAGMSPGNNESAGKKKAVRPPMEARR